One genomic segment of Panicum virgatum strain AP13 chromosome 2N, P.virgatum_v5, whole genome shotgun sequence includes these proteins:
- the LOC120659561 gene encoding thioredoxin H-type-like, with the protein MAAEVIACHTKEEFKTQMDKAKEAGKLVIIDFTASWCGPCRIIAPVFAELAKKFTDAFFLKVDVDELKDIAAEYNVEAMPTFLFIKNGEKIHTVVGASKEELQTGIEKHAAPTAASASA; encoded by the exons atgGCGGCCGAGGTGATCGCGTGCCACACCAAGGAGGAGTTCAAGACCCAGATGGACAAGGCCAAGGAGGCCGGCAAGCTG GTGATCATTGACTTCACTGCCTCCTGGTGTGGTCCTTGCCGCATCATCGCCCCTGTGTTTGCTGAATTAGCCAAGAAGTTCACTGATGCTTTCTTCCTGAAGGTTGATGTTGACGAGCTGAAG GACATTGCCGCGGAGTACAATGTCGAAGCGATgccaaccttcctcttcatcaagAATGGTGAAAAGATCCACACTGTTGTCGGTGCCAGTAAGGAGGAGCTCCAGACCGGCATCGAGAAGCATGCCGCACCCACTGCTGCTTCCGCGTCCGCCTAA
- the LOC120659562 gene encoding chromatin remodeling protein EBS-like, protein MAKSRPPKRILESYTIKGSDKVIKPGDCVLMRAFDASKPPYVARVEAIEAAGSRGTNVRVRVRWYYRPEESIGGRRPFHGSKEVFLSDHYDVQSADTIEGKCNVHSFRTYTKLDSVNAEDFFCRFEYKSATGSFVPDRIAVFCKCEMPYNPDDLMIQCEECSDWFHPACIGMTIKEAKKLEHFFCHTCTTENGKMAENSHEATAQSEEKPVESKRRRR, encoded by the exons atGGCGAAGTCGCGGCCGCCCAAGCGGATCCTCGAGTCCTACACCATCAAGGGATCCGACAAAGTCATCAAGC CTGGTGATTGTGTGCTAATGAGAGCATTTGATGCATCAAAGCCACCCTATGTGGCAAGAGTTGAGGCAATTGAGGCAGCAGGATCTCGAGGCACAAATGTGAGAGTACGGGTGCGATGGTATTATAGGCCTGAGGAGTCCATTGGTGGGAGGCGGCCTTTTCACGGTTCCAAGGAGGTCTTCCTCTCGGACCACTATGATGTACAAAGCGCTGACACGATTGAGGGGAAGTGCAATGTGCACAGCTTCCGGACTTATACAAAGCTTGATTCTGTCAATGCTGAGGACTTCTTCTGCCGCTTTGAGTATAAATCAGCGACAGGCAGCTTCGTGCCCGACCGGATTGCTGT GTTTTGCAAGTGTGAGATGCCATACAACCCTGATGATCTTATGATCCAATGCGAAGAATGTTCTGATTG GTTTCACCCTGCTTGCATTGGGATGACTATCAAAGAAGCAAAGAAATTGGAACATTTTTTCTGCCATACTTGTACGACCGAAAATGGGAAGATGGCAGAGAATTCTCATGAAGCTACAGCGCAATCAGAAGAAAAG CCAGTGGAGTCAAAAAGACGGAGAAGATGA
- the LOC120659563 gene encoding disease resistance protein RPM1-like isoform X1, with the protein MAEALVIVVLQKITFALGEEGLKIIGSKLQKQLPDVQEVTNRMRLLQSDFLMMQAFISQVDVHRSSDKVLEAWLEQVRQAAHEAEDIVDEFIYLVSQMEGTHSFLKRALNQVVDVKQWRKLAVQAKFVEDCLQKITETKKRFDVSATDSRKDNASSYSSRLQHLSEHLYLNDDDNFVGNAEEVKHLTEWLSDTRKDRTVISVCGMGGLGKTTIASSIYKKEEIKRMFICRAWISVSQSYRVKDLLKRILLQLMSKNENIPDGIDTMDCVNLVELLQRYLKDRRYLIVLDDVWSRDSWPLLDSAFVKNNIGSRIVITTRIQAVASLADGNREIKLSLLPKEEAWTLFCHKAFARLDGRSCPLNLKACAERIVDKCQGLPLALVALGSLLSYKEMDEHEWELFYSQLRWQLSNNPELSWVASVLNLSYNDLPSYLKNCFLYCGMFPEDYHIERKRLIRLWIAEGFIEDRGPETTLSDVAACYLKELADRSLLQVVHRNEYGRPKRFQMHDLVRELSLTISKKEKFATTWDHPNSDCSSDRSRRLSLHKDSNLMQTVANSAQLRSVIVFVEGVSSSWFKNCYPNFRLLRVLSLRHCHIQKIPDNLSNLFNLHYLDLGYTKLKEVPRSIGKLSNLQTLYLKGSVMELPSAVTMLTKLQHLIIDVGRFGSSASNKICRLEHLQVLKNIEANSCVIRNLGCLTMMRSLGIRKVLESYNTDLWISISKMSALTSLSVIAADRNRDALDMSDLKPLPYLEKLMLSGKLDKGAIPLAFGHFPKLKSLRLCFSGLREDPLALLSAMFHNLGHLNLYRCYDGTRLTFRAGWFPMLKHLYLSSMGELKEVVIEDGTMRSLHRLELWSLKGLMSVPEGLVHLKALQQLCIGSMMPDEFKRRLAGRDRWIVEHIPYIGYP; encoded by the coding sequence ATGGCAGAAGCTCTGGTCATAGTGGTTCTCCAAAAGATTACCTTTGCACTTGGAGAAGAGGGATTGAAAATTATTGGTTCTAAGCTACAGAAGCAGCTACCCGATGTACAAGAAGTTACCAACAGAATGAGACTACTCCAAAGTGATTTCTTGATGATGCAAGCATTCATAAGTCAAGTAGACGTTCACAGGTCCAGTGACAAGGTACTGGAGGCATGGCTCGAACAGGTAAGACAAGCAGCCCATGAAGCTGAGGACATTGTTGATGAGTTCATTTATCTTGTTAGCCAAATGGAAGGAACACATAGTTTTCTAAAGAGAGCATTGAACCAAGTAGTGGATGTTAAACAATGGCGCAAGCTTGCAGTGCAGGCTAAATTCGTGGAGGATTGTCTTCAAAAGATAACAGAAACAAAAAAGCGGTTTGATGTATCAGCAACAGATAGTAGGAAAGATAATGCGTCGAGTTATTCTAGTCGGCTGCAACATCTGTCTGAACATTTGTATCTGAATGATGATGACAATTTTGTAGGGAATGCAGAAGAGGTGAAGCACCTAACAGAATGGTTATCTGATACGAGGAAAGATCGTACTGTAATCTCAGTATGTGGAATGGGAGGGCTGGGTAAGACAACCATTGCTAGTAGCATCTACAAGAAAGAAGAAATTAAAAGAATGTTTATCTGCCGTGCATGGATATCTGTCTCTCAAAGTTACAGGGTCAAAGATCTCCTCAAAAGAATCCTACTACAACTCATGTCAAAGAATGAGAATATTCCAGATGGGATTGATACCATGGACTGCGTGAATCTGGTTGAACTGCTTCAAAGATATCTAAAGGACAGGAGGTATTTAATTGTGCTGGATGATGTATGGAGTAGGGACTCTTGGCCTTTACTAGATAGTGCATTTGTCAAGAATAACATTGGGAGCCGAATAGTTATCACAACTCGAATACAAGCAGTGGCATCCCTAGCAGATGGAAACCGTGAAATAAAACTTAGTTTATTACCAAAGGAGGAAGCGTGGACCCTTTTCTGTCACAAGGCCTTCGCAAGATTAGATGGCAGAAGTTGCCCCCTCAATCTTAAGGCTTGTGCAGAAAGAATTGTGGATAAGTGCCAAGGTTTGCCACTGGCTCTTGTTGCTTTAGGGAGTCTTCTATCCTACAAAGAAATGGATGAGCACGAGTGGGAGTTGTTCTATAGCCAACTTAGGTGGCAGCTGAGTAATAACCCAGAGCTGAGCTGGGTTGCTAGCGTTCTGAACCTCAGTTACAATGATCTCCCTAGTTACCTAAAGAATTGTTTTCTTTACTGTGGCATGTTTCCTGAAGACTATCATATAGAACGGAAACGGCTAATCAGACTCTGGATTGCTGAAGGATTCATTGAGGATAGAGGACCCGAGACAACATTGTCAGACGTAGCTGCATGTTACCTGAAGGAGCTTGCTGATCGTTCATTGCTTCAAGTTGTCCACAGGAATGAATACGGAAGGCCAAAGAGGTTCCAGATGCATGACCTTGTGAGGGAGTTATCTCTAACAATATCCAAGAAGGAAAAGTTTGCTACTACATGGGACCATCCTAACTCAGACTGCAGTTCTGACAGATCTCGTCGACTTTCCTTGCACAAGGATAGTAATTTAATGCAAACAGTAGCAAATTCAGCGCAGCTCAGGTCTGTCATCGTGTTTGTGGAGGGAGTCTCGTCATCTTGGTTCAAGAACTGTTACCCAAACTTTAGGTTGTTGAGGGTCTTGTCCCTTAGGCACTGCCATATTCAGAAAATACCAGACAACCTTTCTAATTTGTTTAACTTGCATTACCTTGACTTGGGATACACAAAACTGAAAGAGGTACCAAGATCTATCGGGAAGCTTAGCAATCTGCAAACTCTGTATCTCAAGGGTTCCGTAATGGAGTTGCCAAGTGCCGTGACTATGTTAACAAAGCTTCAGCACCTAATTATAGATGTTGGAAGGTTTGGAAGTTCGGCAAGTAACAAAATATGTCGCCTGGAACACCTGCAGGTTCTGAAGAACATAGAAGCCAATAGCTGCGTGATTAGAAATCTTGGATGCTTGACTATGATGAGAAGCCTTGGCATCAGGAAGGTGCTAGAATCCTATAACACAGATCTGTGGATCTCAATCAGCAAGATGTCAGCTTTGACTTCCTTGTCCGTGATCGCAGCTGATCGCAACAGAGATGCTCTTGATATGTCAGACTTGAAACCTTTACCATACCTGGAGAAGCTTATGTTAAGTGGCAAGCTGGACAAAGGAGCAATTCCTCTTGCATTTGGCCACTTCCCCAAACTGAAAAGTTTAAGGCTTTGCTTTTCTGGGCTCCGTGAAGACCCACTTGCTTTGCTCTCCGCCATGTTTCACAATCTAGGCCACCTCAATCTTTACCGCTGCTACGATGGTACGAGACTTACATTTCGTGCTGGGTGGTTCCCTATGCTCAAGCATCTGTACTTGAGCTCCATGGGTGAGCTAAAGGAGGTTGTGATTGAGGACGGCACCATGAGAAGCTTACATCGGCTAGAGCTGTGGAGCTTGAAAGGCTTGATGTCGGTGCCAGAGGGCCTTGTGCACCTTAAAGCACTCCAGCAGCTGTGCATCGGCTCGATGATGCCTGATGAGTTCAAAAGAAGGTTAGCAGGACGCGATCGATGGATTGTTGAACACATCCCCTACATTGGATATCcatga
- the LOC120659563 gene encoding disease resistance protein RPM1-like isoform X2 has translation MARTGNAEEVKHLTEWLSDTRKDRTVISVCGMGGLGKTTIASSIYKKEEIKRMFICRAWISVSQSYRVKDLLKRILLQLMSKNENIPDGIDTMDCVNLVELLQRYLKDRRYLIVLDDVWSRDSWPLLDSAFVKNNIGSRIVITTRIQAVASLADGNREIKLSLLPKEEAWTLFCHKAFARLDGRSCPLNLKACAERIVDKCQGLPLALVALGSLLSYKEMDEHEWELFYSQLRWQLSNNPELSWVASVLNLSYNDLPSYLKNCFLYCGMFPEDYHIERKRLIRLWIAEGFIEDRGPETTLSDVAACYLKELADRSLLQVVHRNEYGRPKRFQMHDLVRELSLTISKKEKFATTWDHPNSDCSSDRSRRLSLHKDSNLMQTVANSAQLRSVIVFVEGVSSSWFKNCYPNFRLLRVLSLRHCHIQKIPDNLSNLFNLHYLDLGYTKLKEVPRSIGKLSNLQTLYLKGSVMELPSAVTMLTKLQHLIIDVGRFGSSASNKICRLEHLQVLKNIEANSCVIRNLGCLTMMRSLGIRKVLESYNTDLWISISKMSALTSLSVIAADRNRDALDMSDLKPLPYLEKLMLSGKLDKGAIPLAFGHFPKLKSLRLCFSGLREDPLALLSAMFHNLGHLNLYRCYDGTRLTFRAGWFPMLKHLYLSSMGELKEVVIEDGTMRSLHRLELWSLKGLMSVPEGLVHLKALQQLCIGSMMPDEFKRRLAGRDRWIVEHIPYIGYP, from the exons ATGGCTCGAACAG GGAATGCAGAAGAGGTGAAGCACCTAACAGAATGGTTATCTGATACGAGGAAAGATCGTACTGTAATCTCAGTATGTGGAATGGGAGGGCTGGGTAAGACAACCATTGCTAGTAGCATCTACAAGAAAGAAGAAATTAAAAGAATGTTTATCTGCCGTGCATGGATATCTGTCTCTCAAAGTTACAGGGTCAAAGATCTCCTCAAAAGAATCCTACTACAACTCATGTCAAAGAATGAGAATATTCCAGATGGGATTGATACCATGGACTGCGTGAATCTGGTTGAACTGCTTCAAAGATATCTAAAGGACAGGAGGTATTTAATTGTGCTGGATGATGTATGGAGTAGGGACTCTTGGCCTTTACTAGATAGTGCATTTGTCAAGAATAACATTGGGAGCCGAATAGTTATCACAACTCGAATACAAGCAGTGGCATCCCTAGCAGATGGAAACCGTGAAATAAAACTTAGTTTATTACCAAAGGAGGAAGCGTGGACCCTTTTCTGTCACAAGGCCTTCGCAAGATTAGATGGCAGAAGTTGCCCCCTCAATCTTAAGGCTTGTGCAGAAAGAATTGTGGATAAGTGCCAAGGTTTGCCACTGGCTCTTGTTGCTTTAGGGAGTCTTCTATCCTACAAAGAAATGGATGAGCACGAGTGGGAGTTGTTCTATAGCCAACTTAGGTGGCAGCTGAGTAATAACCCAGAGCTGAGCTGGGTTGCTAGCGTTCTGAACCTCAGTTACAATGATCTCCCTAGTTACCTAAAGAATTGTTTTCTTTACTGTGGCATGTTTCCTGAAGACTATCATATAGAACGGAAACGGCTAATCAGACTCTGGATTGCTGAAGGATTCATTGAGGATAGAGGACCCGAGACAACATTGTCAGACGTAGCTGCATGTTACCTGAAGGAGCTTGCTGATCGTTCATTGCTTCAAGTTGTCCACAGGAATGAATACGGAAGGCCAAAGAGGTTCCAGATGCATGACCTTGTGAGGGAGTTATCTCTAACAATATCCAAGAAGGAAAAGTTTGCTACTACATGGGACCATCCTAACTCAGACTGCAGTTCTGACAGATCTCGTCGACTTTCCTTGCACAAGGATAGTAATTTAATGCAAACAGTAGCAAATTCAGCGCAGCTCAGGTCTGTCATCGTGTTTGTGGAGGGAGTCTCGTCATCTTGGTTCAAGAACTGTTACCCAAACTTTAGGTTGTTGAGGGTCTTGTCCCTTAGGCACTGCCATATTCAGAAAATACCAGACAACCTTTCTAATTTGTTTAACTTGCATTACCTTGACTTGGGATACACAAAACTGAAAGAGGTACCAAGATCTATCGGGAAGCTTAGCAATCTGCAAACTCTGTATCTCAAGGGTTCCGTAATGGAGTTGCCAAGTGCCGTGACTATGTTAACAAAGCTTCAGCACCTAATTATAGATGTTGGAAGGTTTGGAAGTTCGGCAAGTAACAAAATATGTCGCCTGGAACACCTGCAGGTTCTGAAGAACATAGAAGCCAATAGCTGCGTGATTAGAAATCTTGGATGCTTGACTATGATGAGAAGCCTTGGCATCAGGAAGGTGCTAGAATCCTATAACACAGATCTGTGGATCTCAATCAGCAAGATGTCAGCTTTGACTTCCTTGTCCGTGATCGCAGCTGATCGCAACAGAGATGCTCTTGATATGTCAGACTTGAAACCTTTACCATACCTGGAGAAGCTTATGTTAAGTGGCAAGCTGGACAAAGGAGCAATTCCTCTTGCATTTGGCCACTTCCCCAAACTGAAAAGTTTAAGGCTTTGCTTTTCTGGGCTCCGTGAAGACCCACTTGCTTTGCTCTCCGCCATGTTTCACAATCTAGGCCACCTCAATCTTTACCGCTGCTACGATGGTACGAGACTTACATTTCGTGCTGGGTGGTTCCCTATGCTCAAGCATCTGTACTTGAGCTCCATGGGTGAGCTAAAGGAGGTTGTGATTGAGGACGGCACCATGAGAAGCTTACATCGGCTAGAGCTGTGGAGCTTGAAAGGCTTGATGTCGGTGCCAGAGGGCCTTGTGCACCTTAAAGCACTCCAGCAGCTGTGCATCGGCTCGATGATGCCTGATGAGTTCAAAAGAAGGTTAGCAGGACGCGATCGATGGATTGTTGAACACATCCCCTACATTGGATATCcatga